The proteins below come from a single Gordonia sp. X0973 genomic window:
- a CDS encoding glycosyltransferase family 4 protein, producing the protein MKLLLVSWEYPPVVVGGLGRHVHNLAVELAAIGHDVVVLTRRPTGTDAATHPTTFTTAEGVRIIAAAEDPPEFDFGTDMMPWTLAMGHTMIRAALRLLRDDTTGQAWIPDVVHAHDWLVAHPSIALAEFFDVPLVATIHATEAGRHSGWVAAKTNRQVHSVEWWLAREADALITCSTSMRDEVSRLFGPELAEIQVIHNGIAVEEWPHLPRAESSGPAELLFAGRLEYEKGVQDLLAALPRIRRTHPGTTLTIAGSGTQQEWLEELARKHRVVGAVDFHGSVERDELIALMHRCTAIVLPSRYEPFGIVALEAAATGIPLVVSTAGGLGEAVTDTVTGMTFPPADVTALAAAVRTTLDDPAAAQQRAERAYARLTEEFSWRTVAELTSGVYLAAKRRVRHPIGRPNIVERPLPERDPNKPLT; encoded by the coding sequence GTGAAGCTGCTACTCGTCTCGTGGGAGTACCCGCCGGTCGTCGTCGGCGGCCTGGGACGCCACGTCCACAACCTCGCCGTGGAGCTGGCCGCGATCGGCCACGACGTCGTCGTACTGACCCGTCGGCCCACCGGGACGGATGCCGCCACCCATCCGACGACGTTCACCACCGCCGAGGGTGTGCGGATCATCGCCGCCGCCGAGGACCCGCCCGAATTCGATTTCGGCACCGACATGATGCCGTGGACGCTGGCCATGGGCCACACCATGATCCGCGCCGCGCTGCGCCTCCTGCGCGACGACACGACCGGGCAGGCATGGATCCCCGACGTGGTGCACGCCCACGACTGGCTCGTCGCCCACCCGTCGATCGCGCTCGCCGAGTTCTTCGACGTCCCGCTGGTCGCCACCATCCACGCCACCGAGGCCGGTCGGCACAGCGGCTGGGTCGCGGCGAAGACCAACCGCCAGGTCCACTCCGTCGAGTGGTGGCTGGCCCGTGAGGCCGACGCGCTGATCACCTGCTCCACCTCGATGCGCGACGAGGTCAGCCGGCTGTTCGGCCCGGAACTCGCCGAGATCCAGGTCATCCACAACGGGATCGCCGTCGAGGAATGGCCGCACCTGCCGCGCGCCGAGTCGTCGGGCCCCGCGGAACTGCTGTTCGCCGGGCGCCTCGAATACGAGAAGGGGGTGCAGGACCTGCTGGCCGCGCTGCCACGCATCCGCCGCACCCATCCGGGCACGACCCTGACGATCGCCGGCTCCGGCACGCAGCAGGAGTGGCTCGAGGAGTTGGCGCGCAAACACCGGGTGGTCGGCGCCGTCGATTTCCACGGCTCGGTCGAGCGCGACGAACTCATCGCGCTGATGCACCGCTGCACGGCGATCGTGTTGCCGAGCCGCTACGAGCCGTTCGGGATCGTGGCGCTGGAAGCGGCCGCCACTGGGATCCCGCTGGTGGTGTCGACGGCCGGCGGCCTCGGCGAGGCCGTGACCGACACGGTCACCGGTATGACCTTCCCGCCGGCCGACGTCACCGCGCTGGCCGCGGCGGTGCGCACCACCCTCGACGACCCGGCCGCCGCGCAGCAGCGCGCCGAACGCGCCTACGCGCGGCTCACCGAGGAGTTCTCCTGGCGCACCGTCGCCGAACTCACCTCCGGCGTGTACCTGGCCGCCAAGCGCCGGGTGCGGCACCCGATCGGACGGCCCAACATCGTCGAACGACCGCTTCCCGAGCGCGACCCGAACAAGCCGCTGACCTGA
- a CDS encoding GNAT family N-acetyltransferase, with amino-acid sequence MTVINVPTAARAAAPQSSRRLFGGGGFSVWLSTDADDIVAAQRLRYDVFTSEPGFSEAIGDSATRLDADRFDEFCEHLLVRDEQTGDLVGCARLLAPLRAIAAGGWYSGGEFALEHLAPIESQTVEMGRAAVARGQRNGSVTALMWAAVLAYVEESGNAYLMGCVSVPLSYPGTVRGSALRGIRDELRQKYAAQWPAAPHGGSVIDGVGIDEIDPPARLVIPPLMRGYLRLGARVCGDPAIDPVFDCGDFLTVLASNDADSRYRQRLTETVRRLSEQA; translated from the coding sequence ATGACAGTAATCAATGTCCCGACGGCCGCGCGTGCGGCCGCCCCGCAATCGAGCCGTCGCCTCTTCGGAGGAGGCGGCTTTTCTGTCTGGCTGTCCACCGACGCAGACGACATCGTGGCGGCGCAGCGACTGCGCTACGACGTCTTCACCTCCGAGCCCGGCTTCTCCGAGGCGATCGGCGACTCCGCCACACGTCTGGACGCCGACCGATTCGACGAGTTCTGCGAACACCTGCTGGTTCGCGACGAGCAGACCGGCGACCTCGTCGGGTGCGCCCGGCTGCTCGCGCCGCTGCGGGCCATCGCAGCGGGTGGCTGGTACAGCGGCGGCGAGTTCGCGCTCGAGCACCTGGCGCCCATCGAGTCGCAAACCGTCGAGATGGGACGTGCCGCTGTCGCGCGCGGGCAGCGCAACGGATCGGTGACCGCGCTGATGTGGGCCGCGGTGCTCGCCTACGTGGAGGAATCGGGCAACGCCTACCTGATGGGATGCGTGTCGGTCCCGCTCTCGTATCCGGGAACCGTGCGCGGCAGCGCCCTGCGCGGTATCCGCGACGAGCTGCGCCAGAAGTACGCGGCGCAGTGGCCGGCCGCGCCACACGGCGGTTCGGTGATCGACGGGGTCGGGATCGACGAGATCGATCCGCCGGCCCGGTTGGTGATCCCGCCGCTGATGCGCGGATACCTCCGCCTGGGGGCGCGGGTGTGCGGCGACCCGGCGATCGACCCGGTCTTCGACTGCGGCGACTTCCTCACCGTGTTGGCCAGCAACGACGCGGATTCGCGCTACCGGCAACGGCTCACCGAGACGGTGCGCCGGCTGAGCGAGCAGGCCTGA
- a CDS encoding bifunctional 2-polyprenyl-6-hydroxyphenol methylase/3-demethylubiquinol 3-O-methyltransferase UbiG: MMSETPASDAGTPDPSATLALTGERTVPGIPEENYWFRRHEVAYEYIADLVDGRDVLEAGSGEGYGADLLSRRARSVVCVDYDETAVEHTRARYPRLTVHQGNLIDLPLDDESVDVVVNFQVIEHLWDQPAFVAECHRVLRPGGRLLMSTPNRITFTPGSDTPVNPFHTRELNAMEMTELLVDGGFDVEQMLGVHHGPALAELDAKWDGSIIDAQIRRALADEPWPAALADDVAAVTTADFAIRPGDVDASLDLFAIATRR; the protein is encoded by the coding sequence ATGATGAGTGAAACACCAGCATCCGACGCGGGTACGCCCGATCCTTCCGCCACCCTGGCGCTGACGGGCGAGCGCACCGTGCCCGGCATCCCGGAGGAGAACTACTGGTTCCGCCGCCACGAGGTGGCCTACGAGTACATCGCCGACCTCGTCGACGGCCGCGACGTCCTCGAGGCCGGTTCCGGCGAGGGCTACGGCGCCGACCTGCTCTCACGTCGCGCCCGCAGCGTCGTCTGCGTCGACTACGACGAGACCGCCGTCGAGCACACCCGGGCCCGCTACCCACGGCTGACGGTGCACCAGGGGAACCTGATCGACCTGCCGCTGGACGACGAATCCGTCGACGTGGTGGTGAACTTCCAGGTCATCGAGCATCTATGGGATCAGCCGGCCTTCGTCGCCGAGTGTCACCGCGTCCTGCGCCCGGGCGGTCGGCTGCTGATGTCGACGCCCAACCGGATCACGTTCACGCCGGGCAGCGACACCCCGGTCAACCCGTTCCACACCCGCGAGCTCAACGCGATGGAGATGACCGAACTCCTCGTCGACGGCGGCTTCGACGTCGAGCAGATGCTCGGCGTGCACCACGGACCCGCGCTGGCCGAACTCGACGCGAAGTGGGACGGCTCGATCATCGACGCCCAGATCCGGCGCGCGCTCGCCGACGAGCCGTGGCCGGCGGCACTCGCCGACGACGTCGCCGCGGTCACCACCGCCGACTTCGCGATCCGGCCCGGTGACGTGGACGCCAGCCTCGACCTGTTCGCGATCGCGACCCGCCGATGA
- a CDS encoding 1-acyl-sn-glycerol-3-phosphate acyltransferase, whose translation MTGRVGRHAWFPVSGCTSGCAHPPRRRAGRTRVAWRITRLLVVLCGLALLAPVAWRIAPARRHRLARWSSRRVLAALGITVKVNDRRLIDADPRVPIGGLVVANHVSFLDILAIAAVTPSRFVAKSEVLTMPGMRWLARRVGVIGIDRASLRELPGTVERVADVLRGGHAVAVFPEGTTWCGAASGTFRPAFFRAAHDAGSPIMPMTVALTEEDGHPCPAAAFIGDDEPVDTLRRILAVGSLTITVTAHPAMLPTADRRADAMRAQARVFGSPEKAPIRLNSGRETRDSLSLSVL comes from the coding sequence ATGACCGGTCGAGTGGGTCGCCACGCCTGGTTCCCGGTCTCCGGGTGCACCAGCGGCTGTGCGCACCCGCCCCGCCGGCGGGCCGGCCGGACGCGCGTCGCCTGGCGCATCACCCGCCTGCTGGTGGTGCTCTGCGGCCTGGCGCTCCTCGCCCCGGTGGCCTGGCGCATCGCCCCCGCCCGGCGGCACCGCCTGGCCCGCTGGTCGTCGCGTCGCGTCCTGGCGGCGCTCGGGATCACCGTGAAAGTCAACGACCGGCGGCTCATCGACGCCGATCCGCGGGTGCCGATCGGCGGGCTGGTCGTCGCGAACCACGTGTCCTTCCTCGACATCCTGGCCATCGCCGCCGTCACCCCTTCCCGGTTCGTGGCGAAGTCCGAGGTCTTGACGATGCCGGGGATGCGGTGGCTCGCGCGCCGCGTAGGGGTCATCGGCATCGACCGCGCATCGTTGCGGGAGCTGCCCGGCACCGTCGAGCGGGTCGCCGACGTCCTGCGCGGCGGTCACGCGGTCGCCGTCTTCCCCGAGGGCACCACGTGGTGCGGGGCCGCGTCGGGGACGTTCCGGCCCGCCTTCTTCCGCGCGGCGCACGACGCGGGATCGCCGATCATGCCGATGACCGTCGCCCTCACCGAGGAGGACGGCCACCCCTGCCCGGCGGCGGCCTTCATCGGCGACGACGAGCCGGTCGACACGCTGCGTCGCATCCTCGCCGTCGGCTCGCTCACCATCACCGTCACCGCACATCCCGCGATGTTGCCGACGGCGGATCGCCGCGCCGACGCCATGCGGGCGCAGGCGAGGGTCTTCGGCTCCCCGGAGAAAGCCCCGATTAGGCTGAATTCGGGTCGGGAGACCCGTGACTCACTGTCCCTCAGTGTCCTCTAG
- a CDS encoding acyltransferase: MTTMWNASYRDRWRAGRRRDPDQARFLTLASLRWVLANRAYTPWYLVRYLRLARFRLANPHVVLRGMLFLGRNVEIHATPEMARMEIGRWVHIGDGNSIRAHEGSLRIGDKVVFGCNNVVNSYLDMEIGASTLVADWCYICDFDHKMDSLDLPIKDQGIVKGPVRIGADTWVAAKVSVLRNTTVGRGCVLGSHAVVKGVIPDYSIAVGAPARVVKNRREEWEANAAARAEHERALADIERKKHAAS, from the coding sequence ATGACCACCATGTGGAACGCGTCGTACCGGGACCGTTGGCGGGCCGGGCGTCGGCGCGACCCCGACCAGGCCCGATTCCTGACCCTGGCCTCCCTGCGCTGGGTGCTGGCCAACCGTGCCTACACGCCGTGGTACCTGGTCCGCTATCTGCGGCTGGCCCGGTTCCGGTTGGCCAACCCGCACGTCGTGCTGCGCGGGATGCTGTTCCTCGGGCGCAACGTCGAGATCCACGCGACCCCCGAGATGGCGCGCATGGAGATCGGCCGCTGGGTGCACATCGGCGACGGCAACTCGATCCGGGCGCACGAGGGCAGCCTGCGGATCGGCGACAAGGTCGTGTTCGGCTGCAACAACGTCGTCAATTCCTATCTGGACATGGAGATCGGCGCCTCGACCCTGGTCGCCGACTGGTGCTACATCTGCGACTTCGACCACAAGATGGACAGCCTGGACCTGCCGATCAAAGACCAGGGGATCGTGAAGGGACCGGTCCGCATCGGGGCGGACACCTGGGTCGCCGCGAAGGTCTCGGTGCTGCGCAACACCACGGTCGGGCGCGGGTGCGTGCTCGGCTCGCACGCCGTGGTCAAGGGCGTGATCCCGGACTACTCGATCGCCGTCGGCGCACCGGCCCGCGTCGTGAAGAACCGCAGGGAGGAATGGGAGGCCAACGCCGCCGCCCGCGCCGAACACGAACGCGCGCTGGCCGACATCGAGCGGAAGAAGCACGCGGCGAGCTGA
- a CDS encoding glycoside hydrolase family 57 protein, whose product MTPSVPAGVPGQFTLVLHSHLPWLANHGRWPVGEEWLYQSWAASYQPVFAVLRGLADDGFTDVLSLGITPVLAAQLDDPHCASSMYEWLANWQLRAMELATDRDPVRAAAGGAHFRDAGAAIADFERHWRHGASPAIRALASSGIIELLGGPLAHPFAPLLDARMRQFSLGEGLADAHRRWGHTPTGIWAPECAFDPGMEFEYADAGVGHFMVDGPTLHGDTALGRPVGDTDVVAFGRDLTVSYRVWSPKSGYPGHGAYRDFHTYDHDSGLKLARVTGRTVDGPDKAPYDPDRVDAVIDKHVEDFVATVRDRLIAESDRIGRPAHVVAAFDTELFGHWWFEGPTWLDRVLRRLPEAGVSVGSLATARERGYVGDPVDLPPSSWGSGKDWRVWAGPQVQHFVDLNAEVVDTALTTVDKREQHDARDRVNDQILRETLMTVASDWPFMVSKDTAAGYATDRAHKHAHATREIADAAARGRESSARALADGWFAADNLFADLDARRLPGPEAYAKGEGR is encoded by the coding sequence ATGACCCCCTCCGTTCCCGCCGGGGTGCCGGGCCAGTTCACGCTGGTCCTGCACTCCCACCTGCCGTGGCTCGCCAACCACGGGCGGTGGCCGGTCGGCGAGGAATGGCTCTACCAATCCTGGGCCGCCAGCTATCAGCCGGTGTTCGCCGTGTTGCGCGGGCTGGCCGACGACGGATTCACCGACGTCCTGTCGCTCGGCATCACCCCGGTCCTCGCCGCCCAGCTCGACGACCCGCACTGCGCGTCGTCGATGTACGAGTGGCTGGCCAACTGGCAGCTGCGGGCGATGGAATTGGCCACCGACCGCGACCCGGTGCGCGCCGCGGCGGGTGGCGCGCATTTCCGCGACGCCGGTGCCGCGATCGCCGACTTCGAACGGCATTGGCGCCACGGCGCGTCGCCGGCCATCCGCGCGTTGGCGTCGTCGGGAATCATCGAATTGCTCGGCGGGCCGTTGGCCCACCCGTTCGCGCCGCTGCTCGACGCCCGGATGCGCCAATTCTCCCTCGGCGAGGGCCTGGCCGACGCGCACCGTCGCTGGGGCCACACCCCGACCGGGATCTGGGCCCCGGAATGCGCCTTCGACCCGGGTATGGAGTTCGAGTACGCCGACGCCGGCGTCGGCCACTTCATGGTGGACGGCCCGACCCTGCACGGCGACACCGCATTGGGTCGCCCGGTCGGCGACACCGACGTCGTCGCCTTCGGCCGCGATCTCACGGTCAGCTACCGCGTCTGGTCCCCGAAGTCGGGCTATCCCGGGCACGGCGCCTACCGCGACTTCCACACCTATGACCACGACTCCGGGCTTAAGCTCGCCCGCGTCACCGGGCGGACCGTCGACGGACCGGACAAGGCGCCCTACGATCCGGACCGCGTCGACGCCGTCATCGACAAGCACGTCGAGGACTTCGTCGCCACCGTGCGCGACCGCCTCATCGCCGAATCCGACCGAATCGGACGGCCCGCGCACGTCGTCGCCGCCTTCGACACCGAGCTGTTCGGCCACTGGTGGTTCGAGGGCCCGACGTGGCTCGACCGCGTCCTGCGCCGCCTACCGGAGGCCGGCGTGTCCGTCGGCTCGCTTGCGACCGCGCGCGAACGCGGCTACGTCGGCGATCCCGTCGACCTCCCGCCCTCGTCGTGGGGGTCGGGCAAGGATTGGCGCGTGTGGGCGGGTCCGCAGGTCCAGCACTTCGTTGACCTGAACGCCGAGGTCGTCGACACCGCGCTGACCACGGTCGACAAACGGGAACAGCACGACGCCCGCGACCGGGTCAACGACCAAATCCTGCGCGAGACGCTGATGACCGTCGCGTCGGACTGGCCGTTCATGGTCTCCAAGGACACCGCCGCCGGCTATGCCACCGACCGCGCCCACAAGCACGCCCACGCGACGCGGGAGATCGCCGACGCCGCCGCGCGCGGCCGCGAGTCCTCGGCCCGCGCGCTGGCCGACGGCTGGTTCGCCGCGGACAACCTGTTCGCCGACCTCGACGCCCGCCGCCTGCCCGGTCCCGAGGCGTACGCGAAGGGAGAAGGTCGGTGA
- a CDS encoding electron transfer flavoprotein subunit alpha/FixB family protein, with protein MAEVLVLVERDTEGGLKKVTSELITAARALGSPSAVVVGAPGGADAILSDLAAAGAEKVYVAESDEAATVLVSPKVDVLSAIAESASPAGVIVAATTDGKEVAGRLAVRLGSGVLADVIEVKEGGNAVHSIFGGAFTVDAQAKGDVPVISVRPGAVEAAPAAGAGERVDIEVPAQAENAVKITKVEPNVGGDRPELTEASIVVSGGRGVGSAEKFSVVEALADSLGAAVGASRAAVDSGYYPGQFQVGQTGKTVSPQLYIALGISGAIQHRAGMQTSKTIVAVNKDEEAPIFEISDFGVVGDLFDVAPQLTEEINKRK; from the coding sequence ATGGCTGAAGTACTCGTTCTCGTTGAGCGGGACACCGAGGGTGGGCTGAAGAAGGTCACCTCGGAGCTGATCACCGCCGCGCGTGCGCTCGGTTCCCCGTCGGCGGTCGTCGTCGGTGCCCCCGGTGGCGCCGACGCGATCCTCTCCGACCTGGCCGCGGCCGGTGCGGAGAAGGTCTACGTCGCCGAGTCCGACGAGGCCGCCACCGTGCTGGTCTCGCCGAAGGTCGACGTGCTCTCGGCGATCGCCGAGTCCGCCTCGCCCGCCGGCGTCATCGTCGCCGCCACCACCGACGGCAAAGAGGTCGCCGGTCGCCTGGCGGTCCGCCTCGGCTCGGGCGTCCTCGCCGACGTCATCGAGGTCAAGGAGGGCGGCAACGCCGTCCACTCGATCTTCGGTGGCGCCTTCACCGTCGACGCCCAGGCCAAGGGCGACGTGCCGGTCATCTCGGTGCGCCCCGGTGCTGTCGAGGCCGCCCCCGCGGCCGGTGCCGGCGAGCGCGTCGACATCGAGGTCCCGGCCCAGGCGGAGAACGCCGTGAAGATCACCAAGGTCGAGCCGAACGTCGGCGGCGACCGCCCCGAGCTCACCGAGGCCTCGATCGTCGTCTCCGGCGGCCGCGGCGTCGGCAGCGCGGAGAAGTTCTCGGTCGTCGAGGCGCTGGCCGACTCGCTCGGTGCCGCCGTCGGCGCCTCGCGCGCGGCGGTCGACTCGGGCTACTACCCGGGCCAGTTCCAGGTCGGTCAGACCGGCAAGACCGTGTCGCCGCAGCTGTACATCGCCCTGGGTATCTCGGGTGCCATCCAGCACCGCGCCGGCATGCAGACGTCGAAGACGATCGTCGCCGTCAACAAGGACGAGGAAGCGCCGATCTTCGAGATCAGCGACTTCGGCGTCGTCGGCGACCTGTTCGACGTTGCTCCGCAGCTCACCGAGGAGATCAACAAGCGCAAGTAA
- a CDS encoding pyrrolo-quinoline quinone, with the protein MRAAAAVATVAATALALASCSDGQVQVKSLASPGWSSFGGNAGNTNFAYPDVPKDLALSWTRPTGGPVTSPLTISNQSNVSVTSNTADGCNWLVLDQRAGRMNYCKRMRPGIEVQAPLIDQFDQVYVGEETSFLGWTAGGVIRWRMPVIGVPTSAKFVAPSVVLVATTQGQILLLNTQDSTFAAPEVRLRADANPDDAMAGFADCLVSGPRCGIPAPAAVDFDRQRLFLNFWPQGAIASQIRALDYGEVNGRREVREAWHADIPGGVVGPATVSADGTTVYAFSRLGKLVALHADTGKTKWTFDYGDPGFATLTATPDGKIIPTGPLGGPLRMLADRGDRAEQVWNRTDLKTVSLSTLTNAGTAWTVVRTADDGLALTEVSAEDGKTLRTLPLPDAKGFTTGVAVSPKGQIAVATNIGKVYFFDSKAEIGK; encoded by the coding sequence ATGCGCGCCGCGGCCGCCGTGGCGACCGTGGCGGCGACGGCACTCGCACTGGCATCCTGCTCCGACGGACAGGTTCAGGTGAAGTCGCTGGCCAGCCCGGGTTGGTCGAGCTTCGGCGGCAACGCTGGCAACACCAACTTCGCCTATCCCGACGTGCCGAAGGACCTCGCGCTCAGCTGGACCCGTCCGACCGGCGGCCCCGTCACCTCCCCGTTGACGATCTCCAACCAGTCCAACGTCAGCGTCACGTCGAACACGGCCGACGGGTGCAACTGGCTGGTCCTCGACCAGCGCGCCGGCCGGATGAACTACTGCAAGCGGATGCGTCCGGGCATCGAGGTGCAGGCCCCGCTCATCGACCAGTTCGACCAGGTCTACGTCGGCGAGGAGACCTCCTTCCTCGGCTGGACCGCGGGCGGCGTCATCCGCTGGCGGATGCCGGTCATCGGCGTGCCGACGTCGGCGAAGTTCGTGGCACCGTCGGTGGTGCTCGTCGCCACCACCCAGGGGCAGATCCTGCTGCTCAACACCCAGGATTCGACGTTCGCCGCCCCCGAGGTCCGGCTGCGGGCCGACGCCAACCCGGACGACGCGATGGCCGGTTTCGCCGACTGCCTCGTGAGCGGACCACGGTGCGGGATTCCCGCCCCGGCCGCCGTCGACTTCGATCGTCAGCGCCTGTTCCTGAACTTCTGGCCGCAGGGGGCCATCGCCTCGCAGATCCGGGCCCTGGACTATGGCGAGGTCAACGGCCGTCGCGAGGTCCGCGAGGCCTGGCACGCCGACATCCCGGGCGGGGTCGTCGGACCGGCCACCGTCTCCGCGGACGGCACCACCGTCTACGCGTTCAGCCGCCTGGGCAAGCTGGTCGCCCTGCACGCGGACACCGGCAAGACGAAGTGGACCTTCGACTACGGCGATCCCGGCTTCGCCACGCTGACCGCCACTCCCGACGGCAAGATCATCCCGACCGGACCGCTCGGCGGCCCGTTGCGGATGCTCGCCGACCGCGGTGACCGCGCCGAACAGGTGTGGAACCGGACCGACCTGAAGACGGTCAGCCTCTCGACCCTCACCAACGCCGGAACGGCCTGGACGGTCGTCCGCACCGCCGACGACGGCCTGGCCCTCACCGAGGTCTCCGCCGAGGACGGCAAGACCCTGCGGACCCTGCCCCTGCCGGACGCGAAGGGGTTCACGACCGGCGTCGCGGTGTCGCCGAAGGGCCAGATCGCCGTCGCCACCAATATCGGCAAGGTGTACTTCTTCGACTCCAAGGCGGAGATCGGGAAGTAG
- a CDS encoding electron transfer flavoprotein subunit beta/FixA family protein produces MTNIVVLIKQVPDSGSERKLNDSDFTLDREIDPVIDEINEKAVEAALQIKEANGGEVTVLSAGPEKATEAIRKALSMGADKAIHIQDEALHGSDAVQTAYVLARALGTVEGVELVIAGNQATDGGVGAVPAMIAEYLELPHLTSLRSLTVDGENLTGERETDEGIFTVAGALPAIVSVNEKINEPRFPSFKGIMAAKKKEIAVVSLADIDVEAGDVGLANAASTVTGVNPKPAKQAGERVTDEGDGGTKIAEYLVAQKIV; encoded by the coding sequence ATGACAAACATTGTCGTACTCATCAAGCAGGTGCCCGACTCTGGCTCGGAGCGCAAGCTCAACGACAGCGACTTCACCCTCGATCGCGAGATCGACCCGGTGATCGACGAGATCAACGAGAAGGCCGTCGAAGCAGCGCTGCAGATCAAAGAGGCCAACGGCGGCGAGGTGACCGTGCTGTCGGCCGGTCCCGAGAAGGCCACCGAGGCGATCCGCAAGGCGCTGTCGATGGGCGCCGACAAGGCGATCCACATCCAGGACGAGGCGCTGCACGGCTCCGACGCCGTCCAGACCGCCTACGTGCTGGCCCGCGCGCTCGGCACCGTCGAGGGCGTCGAACTCGTCATCGCCGGCAACCAGGCCACCGACGGCGGCGTGGGTGCCGTCCCGGCCATGATCGCCGAGTACCTCGAGCTGCCGCACCTCACCTCGCTGCGGTCGCTGACCGTCGACGGCGAGAACCTGACCGGTGAGCGCGAGACCGACGAGGGCATCTTCACCGTCGCGGGCGCGCTTCCCGCGATCGTGAGCGTCAACGAGAAGATCAACGAGCCGCGCTTCCCGTCGTTCAAGGGCATCATGGCCGCCAAGAAGAAGGAGATCGCCGTGGTCTCCCTCGCCGACATCGACGTCGAGGCCGGCGACGTCGGTCTGGCGAACGCCGCGTCGACCGTCACCGGGGTGAACCCGAAGCCCGCCAAGCAGGCCGGCGAGCGCGTCACCGACGAGGGCGACGGCGGCACGAAGATCGCCGAGTACCTGGTCGCGCAGAAGATCGTCTAG
- a CDS encoding VOC family protein, with the protein MTISVGMITFDTTDALALARWWAKQTGGRILEENDGWFVTVSTGEGKPLLAFQKVEDPTPGKNRIHLDLASPDREAEVARLLDDGATLVARREMPGFEWATLADPDGNQFCVSGPH; encoded by the coding sequence ATGACGATTTCTGTTGGCATGATCACCTTCGACACGACCGATGCGCTCGCGCTGGCGCGGTGGTGGGCCAAGCAGACCGGCGGCCGGATCCTGGAAGAGAACGACGGGTGGTTCGTCACCGTCTCGACCGGCGAGGGCAAACCGCTACTCGCCTTCCAGAAGGTCGAGGACCCCACGCCCGGTAAGAATCGGATCCATCTCGATCTGGCGTCGCCGGACCGGGAAGCCGAAGTAGCCCGACTACTCGACGACGGTGCGACCCTCGTCGCCCGGCGGGAGATGCCCGGCTTCGAGTGGGCGACTCTGGCCGACCCGGACGGCAACCAATTCTGCGTCTCCGGCCCGCACTAG